One stretch of Harmonia axyridis chromosome 1, icHarAxyr1.1, whole genome shotgun sequence DNA includes these proteins:
- the LOC123671147 gene encoding transketolase-like protein 2, whose protein sequence is MAAYQRLPFRIVEELNDLANRIRLHVVSATSRAKGGHPTSCSSIAEILAVLFFQIMRYKVSILKDPCSDRLVLSKGHAAPALYAIWAEVGLFPTTELMNFRKFGSRFEGHPTPKLDFIDVATGSLGHGLSYAAGMAYIGKYLDKAAFRVYCIVGDGETAEGCFWESVNFCSYYELDNLCLMVDVNRLGRSDQTAFGYDCDVYRRRFDAFGWYPIVVDGHNVDELCKSFHNASLTKGKPTVLIAKTVKGKHFPEIENENHWHGKHLGERTDSVMKSLKRMIRNTTVMKLSHQKPVKDAVPKVQLTDIKLASAPLYKFGDKINTRSAFASALVKLGQMNPRILVLDTDCQNVSYTQDFKIFDPSRFIQCFSAEQNMIGVAVGLASRGRSIVFCVSYAAALTKAYDCIRMAAISRSHINIAGIHAGVSAGEDGPCVAGLEDLALFRTIPNCVIFYPSDAIAMEKAVELAANYHGLTYIRVTRPAVPVIYSSRTLFEIGKANLVRENIKDKVLVITAGVTLQTVIEAYEDLLKINVFLRVMDPFTVKPLDKASIIKHAKECNNRILVVEDHYSEGGLGEAVKSAVAAEEDIAVKHICINSIPGSGAMCDLLEHYGFTCEGIKNGIGDLLCICDPCY, encoded by the coding sequence ATGGCTGCATATCAAAGACTTCCTTTCAGAATTGTAGAGGAACTGAACGACCTAGCGAACAGAATACGACTCCATGTGGTCTCAGCAACCAGTAGAGCCAAAGGGGGCCATCCTACATCATGTTCCTCAATAGCAGAAATATTAGCAGTGTTATTCTTTCAAATCATGAGATACAAAGTGTCAATCCTCAAAGATCCTTGCAGCGACCGACTAGTTCTTTCCAAGGGACATGCTGCTCCAGCCCTCTACGCAATATGGGCAGAAGTTGGTCTATTTCCAACAACAGAACTGATGAATTTTCGTAAATTTGGTTCACGTTTCGAAGGCCATCCCACTCCAAAACTAGATTTCATCGATGTGGCCACCGGATCTCTCGGACATGGACTTTCTTATGCAGCAGGGATGGCCTATATAGGTAAATACCTGGATAAAGCAGCATTCAGGGTGTATTGTATAGTAGGGGATGGTGAGACCGCTGAAGGATGCTTCTGGGAGTCTGTTAATTTCTGCAGCTACTACGAACTAGACAACCTCTGTCTTATGGTTGATGTCAACAGACTAGGTAGATCGGATCAAACAGCCTTCGGGTATGATTGTGATGTCTACCGTAGGAGGTTCGACGCTTTTGGTTGGTATCCTATAGTGGTAGATGGACACAATGTAGACGAACTTTGCAAGAGTTTTCACAACGCTAGCCTAACCAAAGGAAAACCTACAGTCCTAATCGCTAAAACAGTAAAAGGAAAACATTTTCCAGAAATAGAAAACGAAAACCATTGGCATGGAAAACACCTGGGTGAGAGAACAGACTCTGTAATGAAATCCTTGAAAAGAATGATCAGAAATACGACAGTAATGAAACTGAGTCATCAAAAGCCCGTCAAAGACGCTGTACCTAAAGTTCAACTCACTGACATCAAACTGGCTTCGGCGCCACTGTACAAATTCGGGGATAAGATCAACACTAGGTCGGCTTTCGCATCCGCATTGGTCAAACTGGGCCAAATGAATCCTAGAATTCTTGTGTTGGATACAGACTGTCAGAACGTTTCATACACCCAGGACTTCAAGATATTTGATCCTTCAAGATTCATCCAATGTTTTTCGGCAGAACAGAACATGATTGGTGTCGCTGTGGGTCTTGCTTCCAGAGGGCGCTCAATCGTTTTCTGCGTTAGCTACGCCGCTGCTCTCACTAAGGCCTACGATTGCATTAGAATGGCTGCTATTTCTCGTAGTCACATCAACATAGCTGGAATCCACGCAGGTGTCAGCGCTGGAGAAGATGGACCCTGTGTGGCTGGTCTCGAAGATTTGGCTCTCTTCAGGACAATTCCGAATTGTGTTATATTTTACCCCAGTGACGCTATAGCTATGGAGAAGGCTGTGGAATTAGCAGCTAACTATCACGGTCTAACCTACATTAGGGTGACAAGACCAGCAGTACCAGTTATTTACTCCTCAAGAACTTTATTCGAGATTGGAAAAGCGAACTTGGTCAGAGAGAACATCAAAGATAAAGTATTAGTTATAACAGCTGGAGTGACCTTACAAACTGTTATTGAAGCTTACGAagatttgttgaaaattaaCGTCTTCCTCAGAGTAATGGATCCTTTTACGGTGAAACCACTGGATAAAGCCAGTATCATCAAGCATGCGAAAGAGTGTAATAATAGAATATTGGTAGTTGAGGACCACTACTCTGAAGGAGGGTTGGGGGAAGCTGTTAAATCTGCTGTTGCTGCAGAAGAAGATATTGCAGTCAAGCATATCTGCATAAATTCTATTCCTGGTTCTGGTGCAATGTGTGATCTCTTGGAACATTATGGTTTCACTTGTGAAGGTATCAAAAATGGCATCGGGGATTTACTTTGTATTTGTGATCCATGTTACTGA